The following proteins are co-located in the Phragmites australis chromosome 10, lpPhrAust1.1, whole genome shotgun sequence genome:
- the LOC133930673 gene encoding fatty-acid-binding protein 2-like isoform X1, whose product MKPDQLIFSNLDHDRGYIYKFPPEFPMSHDLGLNIFSHVGALVGTSLRHHRQICSSGNLMVHGAFNRLNKLSRAFYFWLSRPSDPKIFRWLLAIAGPGSSSCQSNMKQVSSHMQNFTRLQFGSLVREEHAIQLLLARVANAMIGRLWNDFEQQHAFNLLTLSGAAAIVPPLENISPKMLAESIALGNIDGYTSRPADQPYVEGKCLSCTSVAVPSTIFKEDAIEPKTGIKFPAFLEDDSSSSATVLVGIGFKGMRIMRVKNLNLYAFGLYMQPNSICEKLGPKYASVPTTKLMDNPDFYNDLLRENLHMRVRLVVNYNGLSIGAVRDVFEKSLGLRLQKMNPNTDYHCLKTFGSYFTKDIPIPAGTEIDFCQTSDGQLITEIDGKQIGAVRSKDLCKAFFDMYIGDSPVSLEAKKDVAQNIAGLIGRR is encoded by the exons ATGAAGCCTGATCAGTTAATTTTCTCCAATCTTGATCATGACAGAGGGTACATATACAAGTTCCCACCAGAGTTTCCAATGTCTCATGATCTCGGGTTGAATATTTTTTCACATGTTGGTGCATTAGTGGGGACTTCTTTAAGACATCACAGGCAGATTTGTTCTTCAGGAAATCTAATGGTTCATGGAGCTTTCAATCGCCTCAACAAGTTGTCCAGAGCTTTCTATTTCTGGCTTTCTAGGCCATCTGATCCCAAGATTTTCCGCTGGCTGTTAGCTATTGCAGGGCCTGGTTCTAGTTCTTGTCAGTCGAATATGAAACAAGTTAGCTCCCACATGCAAAATTTTACTAGATTGCAGTTTGGTTCTCTAGTAAGAGAAGAGCATGCAATACAACTGCTTTTAGCTAGGGTTGCAAATGCAATGATTGGGCGACTGTGGAATGATTTTGAGCAACAACATGCCTTCAATCTTCTTACTCTATCCGGTGCTGCTGCTATTGTACCACCACTCGAAAATAT ATCACCAAAGATGCTTGCCGAGTCAATCGCATTGGGAAATATTGATGGTTATACCAGCAGACCAGCGGATCAGCCTTATGTAGAAGGAAAATGCCTAAGTTGTACTAGTGTTGCTGTGCCAAGCACAATCTTTAAAGAAGATGCAATTGAACCAAAAACTGGAATCAAATTCCCAGCATTTCTCGAAGATGACTCCAGTTCATCTGCAACG GTCCTTGTTGGAATAGGTTTCAAAGGCATGAGAATAATGAGAGTAAAAAATTTGAACCTGTACGCATTCGGTTTAT ATATGCAACCAAATTCTATCTGTGAGAAGCTGGGTCCTAAGTATGCTTCAGTTCCAACCACCAAACTGATGGATAACCCAGATTTCTATAATGATCTTCTGAG GGAAAACCTTCATATGAGGGTTAGGTTGGTAGTGAACTACAATGGCCTTAGCATTGGTGCAGTGCGAGA TGTATTCGAGAAGTCCCTTGGTCTGCGTTTGCAGAAG ATGAATCCCAACACCGACTATCATTGCTTGAAGACCTTTGGTTCTTATTTCACAAAAGATATCCCTATACCTGCG GGTACTGAGATTGATTTCTGTCAAACATCGGACGGACAGCTAATAACAGAAA TTGATGGCAAACAAATTGGTGCTGTTCGGAGCAAAGACCTTTGCA AGGCTTTCTTCGACATGTACATTGGCGATTCACCAGTTTCATTGGAGGCCAAAAAAGATGTTGCCCAAAACATAGCTGGGCTCATAGGAAGACGCTGA
- the LOC133930673 gene encoding fatty-acid-binding protein 2-like isoform X2, with protein MLAESIALGNIDGYTSRPADQPYVEGKCLSCTSVAVPSTIFKEDAIEPKTGIKFPAFLEDDSSSSATVLVGIGFKGMRIMRVKNLNLYAFGLYMQPNSICEKLGPKYASVPTTKLMDNPDFYNDLLRENLHMRVRLVVNYNGLSIGAVRDVFEKSLGLRLQKMNPNTDYHCLKTFGSYFTKDIPIPAGTEIDFCQTSDGQLITEIDGKQIGAVRSKDLCKAFFDMYIGDSPVSLEAKKDVAQNIAGLIGRR; from the exons ATGCTTGCCGAGTCAATCGCATTGGGAAATATTGATGGTTATACCAGCAGACCAGCGGATCAGCCTTATGTAGAAGGAAAATGCCTAAGTTGTACTAGTGTTGCTGTGCCAAGCACAATCTTTAAAGAAGATGCAATTGAACCAAAAACTGGAATCAAATTCCCAGCATTTCTCGAAGATGACTCCAGTTCATCTGCAACG GTCCTTGTTGGAATAGGTTTCAAAGGCATGAGAATAATGAGAGTAAAAAATTTGAACCTGTACGCATTCGGTTTAT ATATGCAACCAAATTCTATCTGTGAGAAGCTGGGTCCTAAGTATGCTTCAGTTCCAACCACCAAACTGATGGATAACCCAGATTTCTATAATGATCTTCTGAG GGAAAACCTTCATATGAGGGTTAGGTTGGTAGTGAACTACAATGGCCTTAGCATTGGTGCAGTGCGAGA TGTATTCGAGAAGTCCCTTGGTCTGCGTTTGCAGAAG ATGAATCCCAACACCGACTATCATTGCTTGAAGACCTTTGGTTCTTATTTCACAAAAGATATCCCTATACCTGCG GGTACTGAGATTGATTTCTGTCAAACATCGGACGGACAGCTAATAACAGAAA TTGATGGCAAACAAATTGGTGCTGTTCGGAGCAAAGACCTTTGCA AGGCTTTCTTCGACATGTACATTGGCGATTCACCAGTTTCATTGGAGGCCAAAAAAGATGTTGCCCAAAACATAGCTGGGCTCATAGGAAGACGCTGA
- the LOC133930675 gene encoding serine/threonine-protein kinase RIPK-like, with the protein MGLRKRLLECFGRGGERAPEPEAAPRQSRPAGGGKPVLRRLSTANLRSLSLQDLSRKLETTKLHAFTLDELKAATKNFSNTNFLGEGGFGPVYKGFVDGKLRPGLESQHVAVKYLDSDGVQGHREWLAEVVYLGMLSHPHLVKLVGYCNQDDHRMLVYEYMPRGSLENHLFKNLLASLPWSTRLKIAVGAAKGLAFLHEAETPVIYRDFKASNILLDSDHTAKLSDFGLAKEGPQGDATHITTRVMGTHGYAAPEYILTGHLTSKSDVYSFGVVLLELLTGRRCVDKRRRGREQNLVDWARPYLRRADKLHRFMDPSLELQYSERAAQKAAQVAHQCLQSVPKARPNMRDVVDALEPLLALDDDVPMGPFVFTVGAEAAPAQVGAGAADANDDESHETEAAGSRKGKRHVMSAVHAESPLRSRYASAVKRPESPPTMSRA; encoded by the exons ATGGGGTTGAGGAAGCGCTTGCTCGAGTGCTTCGGGCGTGGCGGCGAGCGGGCGCCGGAGCCGGAGGCGGCTCCACGGCAGAGCAGGCCCGCCGGCGGCGGGAAGCCGGTGCTGCGGCGGCTGAGCACGGCCAACCTGCGGTCCCTGTCGCTGCAGGACCTGTCGCGGAAGCTGGAGACGACGAAGCTGCACGCCTTCACGCTGGACGAGCTCAAGGCGGCCACCAAGAACTTCTCCAACACCAACTTCCTCGGCGAGGGCGGTTTCGGCCCCGTCTACAAGGGCTTCGTCGACGGGAAGCTCCGCCCGGGGCTCGAGTCGCAGCACGTCGCCGTCAAGTACCTCGACAGCGACGGTGTCCAGGGGCACCGCGAGTGGCTG GCGGAGGTGGTGTACCTCGGGATGCTGAGCCATCCGCATCTGGTGAAGCTGGTAGGCTACTGCAACCAAGACGACCACAGGATGCTGGTCTACGAGTACATGCCCAGGGGCAGCCTCGAGAACCACCTCTTCAAGA ATCTCCTTGCGTCGTTGCCATGGTCGACGCGGCTCAAGATCGCCGTCGGAGCGGCCAAGGGGCTGGCGTTCCTGCACGAGGCGGAGACGCCGGTGATCTACCGCGACTTCAAGGCTTCCAATATCCTGCTTGACTCG GATCACACCGCTAAGCTTTCTGACTTTGGCCTGGCGAAGGAGGGACCGCAGGGGGACGCGACCCACATCACGACGCGCGTCATGGGCACGCACGGGTACGCGGCGCCGGAGTACATCCTGACGGGCCACTTGACGTCGAAGAGCGATGTCTACAGCTTCGGCGTGGTGCTCTTGGAGCTGCTCACGGGCCGCCGCTGCGTGGACAAGCGCCGCCGCGGGCGCGAGCAGAACCTGGTGGACTGGGCGCGGCCCTACCTGCGCCGCGCCGACAAGCTGCACCGGTTCATGGACCCGAGCCTGGAGCTGCAGTACTCGGAGCGCGCCGCGCAGAAGGCAGCCCAGGTCGCGCACCAGTGCCTGCAGAGCGTGCCCAAGGCGCGCCCGAACATGCGCGACGTCGTGGACGCGCTCGAGCCGCTGCTCGCGCTCGACGACGACGTGCCCATGGGCCCGTTCGTGTTCACGGTCGGCGCAGAGGCGGCGCCAGCGCAAGTCGGGGCCGGCGCGGCCGATGCCAACGACGACGAGAGTCACGAGACGGAGGCAGCTGGCAGCCGGAAGGGCAAGAGGCACGTCATGTCGGCGGTGCACGCGGAGAGCCCGCTGCGCAGCCGGTACGCGAGCGCGGTAAAAAGGCCAGAGAGCCCGCCAACTATGAGCAGGGCATGA